CATGGTGGGTCTTACTTCACCTGTACCTTCGCACATGGGGCATATCTCGGCAGTTGATATATTTATTTCGGGCCTTACCCTTTGGCGTGTAATTTCCATTAATCCAAAACGACTAATGGGTAATATAGTATGCTTGGCCCTATCGCTACTCATTTCGCTTTTGAGATGGTCATATACTTTGCGTTTGAAAGCAGGGTTACGCATATCAATAAAGTCGACCACTATCTGTCCACCCATATCACGCAAGCGTAACTGACGGGCTATTTCGGTGGCCGATATAATATTTACATTTAAGGCATTCGCCTCTTGGTTAATTTCAATGTCGCTATTGCTTCCGCTGTTCACATCTATTACATGCAAAGCTTCGGTATGATCTATCACAAGATAACCACCGTCTTCACACTGCACTTTGCGGCCAAATGCGTTCTTTATTTTTTTATCGATCTCATAATGATCGAATATGGTGCTTTTGCCTGAATGTAATTTTACGATTTTTTCTTTGCCCGGGCTTAAGCGTTTTAGATATTCCTTAATCTCTTCGCCCAAGTCATTATTGTTTACAACTATTTGCGTAAAATCGCTACTCAACAAATCACGAACGAGGGTGAGCGAGCGGTCTTGTTCGCCCAATATTTTGCGTGGGGCAACGGCACCTTTGAGTGAACCAAAAAGTTTATTCCAATTACTTTCAAGTTCGCCCATATCTTTATGGAGTTCTGCCACAGTTTTACCTTCAGCAACGGTTCTTATAATAACCCCAAAGTTTTTTGGGCGAATGCTTTCCGCTAATTTTTTGAGGCGGGTGCGTTCATCAAGTGTTTTAATTTTTTTGGACACCGATACCATATTGGTAAAGGGAACAAGAACCATATAAGTTCCGGGCAAGGATAAATCGCAAGTGAGGCGAGGCCCTTTGGTGGAGATTGGTTCTTTGGTAACTTGTACCAGTATTTGTTTTCCTTTGGTAAATACTTGCGTAATTTTTCCTGTTTTTTCTATTAAAGACTCAATCTTAAAATTATCGAGGGCTGAATCGCTATATGCACCAGTAATAGCTTGGTCGGTGAACTTTATTACCGAGCGAAGCTGTGGGCCAAGATCGAGGTAATGCAAAAACGCATCTTTCTCATAACCTACTTCTATAAATGCTGCATTATTGCCGGGCATCAATTTTTTCACCCTGCCCAAATAGATATCGCCAACGGAATGTTCTGTATCTAGTTTCTCAACATGATATTCAACCAATCGCTTATCTTTAAGCAATGCAATAGAGGTTTCCCTGCTTGCGGTATCTACAAATAACTCGTAACCCAAAATGATTTAATGAAAATTATATATATAGCCGAAAAGATACCCGTTGCGGAGTATCTAAGGCATACCTACAATTAAGCTTTACAGCTTATTTTTTCTTATGGCGGTTCTTACGAAGCCTCTTTTTACGTTTGTGGGTAGCAATTTTATGACGTTTTCTTTTTTTACCGCTTGGCATAATATTATAATGTTTTTAATGTTTAATTTCTTTTATTTTTATCTTTATTTCTTCTGCCTTTATAGGGTCTTTGGTCAAACTGAGACATTTTTCATAATTGGCAACTGCATCTTTTGCATTTCCCATACGAACATATATATCGGCCAAGTAACTATAATTATCGGGTAGGCTGGGTTGCAACCTGATAAGCTTTTCAAACCTAGCTTTTGCTTTTTCCAACTGCCCTGATTTGATGGCTTGCATTCCAAGATTGTATAGGGCTTGCACATTGTTGGAGTCCTTTTTCAATACCTGTAATAATAATGGTATATACTCGGGCATTCCTTCACTTTTTTTGTCTTGGGCAATTAAGTGTTCGGCCAATAGGTTTTTGGCTTCATTGCTTTCTACATCCAAGGCCATAGCCTTTCTTGCAGCTTGCTCACCTTTCACAGCATATAACAGAATCTCTTCTTTTGAATTTGCAATAAGCGTACCTGCATAAAAACTTTGTGCAGTGAAAATCCAATTTTTAAAACTGGGTTTTAGCTCAGCTATCTTATAAGAGTAAATCCCAGCTATTCCGTAGTTTCTTTGGCTGTTCCACAACATACCTAAGCTATTCATGGTTCTTAGTTTATCACTATCATGACTAGTTAGTTGCATTTCTTTATGTAAAAATTCCCAATCTTTTTTAATGTCTTGGGGTAAAGAAACTGCTGCTTTCAACTCGAGACTATCGAAGTTTGCCAGTTTGGGGGCATCAGAATTTAAAGAACTTTTTGCCGGAACTTTTTTATTGGAGGTTTTGATGCCTGGCACAAACAAAACCACAACTATCAGTACACATAAACTGATGATGATAAGAGGTGTTCCTATTTTTTTCATCAATTATAAAGCGTACTATATAATTATTTTTTTTTGCGGCTTGGTTTAGCTACCGGGTTTGCGTTTTTCTTTACTTTTTCAAGGAAAGTTTTGGCAGGTTTGAATGAAGGGATAAAATGTTCAGGTATGATGATAGCGGTGTTCTTTGAAATATTACGGGCAATTTTTTTAGCACGTTTTTTTACAATGAACGAACCAAATCCACGAAAGTAGAGGTTCTTACCGTCTACCATGGAGGTGCGTATTACTTTAAAAAATTGTTCAATGGACTCTGATACCTGAGTTTTGTCGTAACCTGTCTTGTTTACGATTTCTGCAATTACTTCTGCTTTAGTCATTTTGTTATTGTTTTTGTTTATAAATTGAGGGGTGCAAAAATATGCAAACTTTCACATAGTCAAACACTTTTATTAAAAAAAAATCTGTGGGCAAAAAAAATGAGTCTTTACTAGGCTTAAAACTTATTTTTGCGGCATCAATTAAATATCTAAAAAATTACTATGAGTATTATTGCAGAAGTGGTGGGCCGAATGATATTGGACTCACGCGGTAACCCCACTGTAGAGGTGGATGTAATCACAGAAAGTGGAAGCATTGGCCGTGCATCAGTTCCTTCGGGTGCATCAACAGGCGAGCATGAAGCCGTCGAATTGCGTGATGGTGATGCAGGTTTTTATTTGGGCAAAGGTGTGAGCCTTGCTATAGAAAATGTAAACGAAAGTATTTCTAAAGAACTCAAAGGTTTTTTGGTGTTCGAGCAAAATCTAATAGACAGGGTATTATGCGAACTCGATGGCACCGATAATAAATCTGTATTAGGTGCAAATGCTATATTAGCGGTATCACTTGCTTGTGCTAAGGCTGCTGCCATGGAAAATGGAGATCCATTATATCGTTATTTGGGTGGTGTTAATGCAAACACACTTCCCATCCCTATGATGAATATATTAAATGGAGGTAGTCATGCTGATAATAGTATCGACTTCCAAGAGTTTATGGTGATGCCCGTTAATGCTCCTACTTTTTCTGAATCGTTACGAATGGGTGTTGAAGTTTTTCACCATCTCAAAAAAGTATTGAAAAAGGCAGGACACTCAACCAATGTAGGCGACGAAGGTGGCTTTGCCCCCAATATCAAATCGAATGAAGAAGCGATAGAGATTGTTTTAAGTGCCATCGAATCGGCTGGATATATTCCAGGTGAAGATATATATATAGCCATGGATGCTGCCAGCAGCGAATTCTATGATAAAAAAACTGGATTATATACTTTCAAAAAATCGGACAACAGGCAAATGACTTCGGCTGAGCTTGTAGATTATTGGCAAGACTGGACCAATCGTTATCCAATTGTAAGTATCGAAGATGGCCTTGCAGAAGATGATTGGAATGGTTGGAATATGTTGACCAAAGCTATTGGAAATAAAGTGCAATTGGTAGGTGATGATTTGTTTGTAACCAATGTAAAACGTTTGCAAATGGGCATCGACCAACAGGTGGCTAATTCTATTTTAATCAAAGTAAACCAAATAGGAACACTTACTGAAACTATAAACTCGATTAATCTTGCTACACGTAATAGTTATACAAGTATTATAAGTCACCGCAGTGGCGAAACGGAAGATACAACTATTGCAGACTTAGCTGTAGCTACCAATGCAGGACAAATAAAAACAGGAAGTGCAAGTCGTACCGACCGTGTTGCTAAGTACAATCAGTTGCTGCGTATTGAGCAAGAACTGGGCGAGGTGGCTTATTTCCCTGGCAAAGACTTTAAGTTTGTGAAATCGGTGGTTAAGGAAGAGATAGGTAAATAATATAATATATATTTGCTTCCAAGTTTTTAAGAAACCAATATAGGAATATCGCAAATGAAACTCATAAGGTTTATAAAAAACAAATACTTTTGGGTAACACTATTCTTTATCGCATGGTTATTTTTCTTCGATAAAAACAATTTCTTCGACCAATGGAAGCAACGCCAAACCCTTAATAAACTTGAGGATGAGGCAACGTATTATAAGAAAGAAATTGAGAAAAATAAAAAAGAAAAGGAAGAACTTTTTTCCAGCGATAAGAACCTAGAAAAGTTTGCCCGAGAAAAGTATATGATGAAAAAGCCTGATGAAGATTTGATTATTATCATTGATACTGCTAAGAAGGAAGTGAAGTAGAGAAGTAGTTGCCAGTTGTGAGACTATACGGCAAAATAGCTACTACCATTCTCGCAACCCAAAACTCACAACCCGCAACCATTTATGATATACAAAATCACCTCCGCATTTAGAAGTTTTGCTAGGGGACAGCAGTTTGCTGGTGTTTTATTGATTGGATGCACCGCGTTTTCTATCATCTTAGCCAATCAGTCGGAGAACTACATACATTTTTGGGAGAAAACGCTCATCAATTTTGAGGGACACGATCTTAATATACATTGGCTCGTGAATGAATTGCTAATGACTTTTTTCTTTTTATTGGTAGGGATAGAAATTAAAAGAGAATTTACCAAGGGAGAACTCAATACCAAAAAGAAAGCAGCTTTGCCAATAGCAGGAGCAATTGGAGGGATGCTGGCCCCAGCAATTATATATTATATATTTACGCAACATACAAACTATACAAAAGGCTGGGCAATTCCTACTGCCACAGATATAGCTTTTACACTAACTGCTCTAAAATTAGCAGGCAATAAAATTCCTTTTTATATTAAAATAGTTTTAACCTCTCTTGCGGTTGCCGATGATTTGGGAGCCATATTATTGATATCAGTTTTTTATTCATCACAGCTTGATTATATATATATGGGTGCATTGGCTTTGTATTTATTTTTTGTCCATCACAAACTCAAAAATCTGAAACTGCCTATTTATATATTCTCCGTTTCTTTATTTATGATTTGGCTTTTATTGTTCAAATCGGGAGTGCATCCAAGTATTGCAGGAGTGCTATTAGCATTTGCTTTGCCTGCAAGTAAATCTGCATTTGCTGATAGGGTTGAACAACTGTTGAGCAAACCCGTAAATTATTTTATCATGCCTTTATTCGCCTTGGCAAATACTGCTATTATAATTAGCGGAGCAGGGTTTATGGAGGTGCTCAATTCTCCATTGGCTATGGGAATTATTGTCGGCCTATTAGTGGGCAAACCCTTGGGTATTATCTCATTTATTTATATCAGCAATAAACTTAAATTAATAGAAATGCCGCAACAGGCAACATTCCCAGGAATTGCGACAATCGGAATTTTTGCAGGAATTGGATTCACGATGTCAATATTTGTTTCCATAATGGCATTTGAAGAAGATCTCATTGCAAAGAATATGGCGATATTTTCAGTAGTGATTGCATCAGTTATTTGTGGATTGCTAGGGACACTATTTGTAAAAATTATTCCTTTTACAAAACTAAGTAAATGATAATTTCGTTTGTTTTACAAAAGAATAACGAAAATGAAATACCTTAGCATTTTATCCATCACTATTTTTGCCACACTATTTAGTTGTGCCAATCAAAATAAAAAAGAAACCATAAATACTCATACCATGCAAACAAATGATACAACAAAACTTGACACCGCTATATTTGGTGCAGGTTGTTTTTGGTGCGTAGAAACCATTTTCCAAAGATTACAAGGTGTAGAAAAAGTAAGTTCGGGATATTCTGGAGGAACGGTTCAGAACCCAAGCTATGAAGAAGTTTGCAATGGGACTACAGGTCACGCCGAGGTAACCCAAGTATTATATAATCCAGCTCAAATTTCGTTTGAAGAATTGTGCCAGGTGTTTTTCTCTATTCATAATCCCACACAACTTAACAGACAAGGACATGATATGGGCACACAGTACCGTTCAGCCATATTTTATATGAACGACGAACAAAAGAAAACTGCTGAAAGTGTAAAGCGTGAATTAGATTCTTCAAAAATATTCGATGATAAAGTTGTAACAGAAATTACGCATTTCCAATCTTTTTATCCAGCCGAAGATTATCACCAAAACTATTTTAACTTAAACAAAAATAAAAATCCCTATTGCCAAGCTGTTATTATACCCAAGCTTGAAAAGTTTTTGAAAACGTATAAAGGGAAGATGAAAGCGGAATAAAATAATTACGATTGACGTACACCGCGGCAGAACGAATTACGATTGCAGGTACTAAGCTCATATTCTACACCGTCATTCTTCGTCCGATAGCTATCGGACGAAGAATTTGTTGAATCGAAGATTGTTTGAATAGAACTATTTATTTATATCAATATTCCGATTTTGATAAGAAAAGTAGTTGGTTAAAATGCATTAGTTTTGATAATGGTCGACCAAGAGAAATTACCGAACGCACCATAACCTACTACGAGTAACACTATTATACTAAAGTCCGTCTAGGATTGATAAGATTGCTACGCGGATTCCGATAGCTATCTGAACGCTCGCAATGACGGTGTGGATATGGTTTGCAGTGTTTATAAAGCCGTATGGTCTCACAACTACTTCAACACAACAAATTTCTCACACTTCAACACCTCTCCTTTTACATTGATGATATTAATATAGTAATTTCCACTAGCCAATGATGCAGTATTAAAACTAAAACGATTCGGTCCTTTTGCAGCTTTATCTTTAAATGGCATCAATACATTTTTACCTGCAATATCAACTATATAAAAAGTAAGCATTTCGCTTTGCAGCATTTCAATTTCCAGTATATAATACTCACTTGCAGGATTAGGGTAGGCAAGGGTTTGGAGTGGCTTTATAATAGATGGAACAGCTAGTTTTGGATCATTGGTTTTGATAACTGCCACCACAGTTTTTGGTGTAAAAGTAACATCGCCAAAGGAACCACTCATCCAACATTCTCCGGGTTTGTTATAGCGTCGTTGAATACCTGTATAATCTCCCCAACGTTCGGCTGTATCAGCTAATACATTTACATATTTGTCACCAGCTTTGCATATTACAAAAGGTGAATATCCGTCCAAATCTCTGTTTACATAAAAGGCACAAGTACCAGGAAATGTATTTTTATTTACGAACGAACAAGTAATTACAGCACCATGATCGGCGGAGCCTTGGCCACTATAACATATATTTGGATAGGCCAACTCAAACGAATCATGAGTTACCCAATTACCTTTAATAGTTTGTGAATTTTTCGGATCAAAATATCCATGATATATAGAAGACAGATAAGTGTTTGTATCATTATTGGTTTGTACATATTGTATATTTTCATTTTCATATATAGCTCCCAAAACTCTGCAATCATTTGTTTGCAGCCATTGTCCACCAGGCTGTTTGGCTGTTGCAGGAATTCCATATATTTTATCAGTTATTAATAATCTCGCACTCCATTTTGCAACACCAGATGAAACTGTATTATCAATT
This sequence is a window from Bacteroidota bacterium. Protein-coding genes within it:
- a CDS encoding tetratricopeptide repeat protein, whose translation is MKKIGTPLIIISLCVLIVVVLFVPGIKTSNKKVPAKSSLNSDAPKLANFDSLELKAAVSLPQDIKKDWEFLHKEMQLTSHDSDKLRTMNSLGMLWNSQRNYGIAGIYSYKIAELKPSFKNWIFTAQSFYAGTLIANSKEEILLYAVKGEQAARKAMALDVESNEAKNLLAEHLIAQDKKSEGMPEYIPLLLQVLKKDSNNVQALYNLGMQAIKSGQLEKAKARFEKLIRLQPSLPDNYSYLADIYVRMGNAKDAVANYEKCLSLTKDPIKAEEIKIKIKEIKH
- a CDS encoding septum formation initiator family protein, with the protein product MKLIRFIKNKYFWVTLFFIAWLFFFDKNNFFDQWKQRQTLNKLEDEATYYKKEIEKNKKEKEELFSSDKNLEKFAREKYMMKKPDEDLIIIIDTAKKEVK
- a CDS encoding Rne/Rng family ribonuclease produces the protein MGYELFVDTASRETSIALLKDKRLVEYHVEKLDTEHSVGDIYLGRVKKLMPGNNAAFIEVGYEKDAFLHYLDLGPQLRSVIKFTDQAITGAYSDSALDNFKIESLIEKTGKITQVFTKGKQILVQVTKEPISTKGPRLTCDLSLPGTYMVLVPFTNMVSVSKKIKTLDERTRLKKLAESIRPKNFGVIIRTVAEGKTVAELHKDMGELESNWNKLFGSLKGAVAPRKILGEQDRSLTLVRDLLSSDFTQIVVNNNDLGEEIKEYLKRLSPGKEKIVKLHSGKSTIFDHYEIDKKIKNAFGRKVQCEDGGYLVIDHTEALHVIDVNSGSNSDIEINQEANALNVNIISATEIARQLRLRDMGGQIVVDFIDMRNPAFKRKVYDHLKSEMSSDRAKHTILPISRFGLMEITRQRVRPEINISTAEICPMCEGTGEVRPTMLILDQIESNLAHFVNEMNLKSLVLNTHPFLASYLKQGFLKSPRWNWYRKYKVWVGINPDKNLHFGQYNFTNKLGDEIVMS
- the eno gene encoding phosphopyruvate hydratase, with product MSIIAEVVGRMILDSRGNPTVEVDVITESGSIGRASVPSGASTGEHEAVELRDGDAGFYLGKGVSLAIENVNESISKELKGFLVFEQNLIDRVLCELDGTDNKSVLGANAILAVSLACAKAAAMENGDPLYRYLGGVNANTLPIPMMNILNGGSHADNSIDFQEFMVMPVNAPTFSESLRMGVEVFHHLKKVLKKAGHSTNVGDEGGFAPNIKSNEEAIEIVLSAIESAGYIPGEDIYIAMDAASSEFYDKKTGLYTFKKSDNRQMTSAELVDYWQDWTNRYPIVSIEDGLAEDDWNGWNMLTKAIGNKVQLVGDDLFVTNVKRLQMGIDQQVANSILIKVNQIGTLTETINSINLATRNSYTSIISHRSGETEDTTIADLAVATNAGQIKTGSASRTDRVAKYNQLLRIEQELGEVAYFPGKDFKFVKSVVKEEIGK
- the nhaA gene encoding Na+/H+ antiporter NhaA produces the protein MIYKITSAFRSFARGQQFAGVLLIGCTAFSIILANQSENYIHFWEKTLINFEGHDLNIHWLVNELLMTFFFLLVGIEIKREFTKGELNTKKKAALPIAGAIGGMLAPAIIYYIFTQHTNYTKGWAIPTATDIAFTLTALKLAGNKIPFYIKIVLTSLAVADDLGAILLISVFYSSQLDYIYMGALALYLFFVHHKLKNLKLPIYIFSVSLFMIWLLLFKSGVHPSIAGVLLAFALPASKSAFADRVEQLLSKPVNYFIMPLFALANTAIIISGAGFMEVLNSPLAMGIIVGLLVGKPLGIISFIYISNKLKLIEMPQQATFPGIATIGIFAGIGFTMSIFVSIMAFEEDLIAKNMAIFSVVIASVICGLLGTLFVKIIPFTKLSK
- the msrA gene encoding peptide-methionine (S)-S-oxide reductase MsrA, coding for MKYLSILSITIFATLFSCANQNKKETINTHTMQTNDTTKLDTAIFGAGCFWCVETIFQRLQGVEKVSSGYSGGTVQNPSYEEVCNGTTGHAEVTQVLYNPAQISFEELCQVFFSIHNPTQLNRQGHDMGTQYRSAIFYMNDEQKKTAESVKRELDSSKIFDDKVVTEITHFQSFYPAEDYHQNYFNLNKNKNPYCQAVIIPKLEKFLKTYKGKMKAE
- a CDS encoding HU family DNA-binding protein, which translates into the protein MTKAEVIAEIVNKTGYDKTQVSESIEQFFKVIRTSMVDGKNLYFRGFGSFIVKKRAKKIARNISKNTAIIIPEHFIPSFKPAKTFLEKVKKNANPVAKPSRKKK